TCTCCATTACGAAGGTGGCCAACGCCGCGCAGGTAGCACCGGGAGGAACCGTGGACTACACCTTGTCTATCACAAATGCGGGCCCATCGGTTGCGCAAAATGTGATCGTCCAAGATGTGATCCCCGCCAATACGACCTTTGTAGCCCTCACGGGTGCTATCGGAGGTTGGAATGTGCAAACACCACTCGTTGGTACACGTGGCGTCGTGACTCTCCGTGCTGCTAACATACCTGTTGGCACATCACTCTTTGTGCTACGGGTGAAAGTGAACGAAGGGCTGACCGCCGGAACACAAATCGCAAACGTGGCTTCGGTGATCTCCGATAATCCAGATACCAACCCAAATGATAACGTAACGCCGCCTGTTGTGGTGGTCGTTTCAGGGCCGCAAGGCATTGACCTGAGCGTGCGGAAAGTGGCAAATAAATACCAACCGCAAAACGGTGATTTGGTGACGTTTACCATTACTGCTACCAACAATACAATCGGTTCTACGGCTACCAATGTGGTGGTGACGGATGTTCTGCAAACCGGACTGTCCTACTTCAGCTCAACCGCTACGCAAGGTTCGTATAATCCCGCAACCGGACGCTGGACTATAGGAACGCTTGCCGGTGGACAAAATGTGACCTTGCAGTTGCAAGCGACCATTAACTCAAGTGCGCCTGCAATCGTGGTCAATACCGCATCCATCACAGGCTCGGAGGTAGATACAAACCCAACGAACAATGTTTCTACGGTTTATCTCAACCCCGTAGGTTGCTCAAGTGGGCACGACGGCGGTATCGAGTCCGAAGGTTCAATGGCTATTGCTTTGGCAAGCCGTCTCTATGAGCGCCGCTTCCAAGCTGCTGCACTTGTTGAAAAGGGAGAATTGCCGTCATTCAATATCTTCACACACAGCGAAACGATTTTGAACAAATCAGAAGCCAATCCAGAAGGATTTAAGCTTAATTGGACAAACTCGGCCGCTGCTGCTGGACGTATTGGCACGTTGATTCCGGACATTGGGCCTGAAAGTAGCCAAGCGATTGACAATACCCCGACCGATCTGCCACGGATTACCAATGCCGTAGAGGTCGTCGGTGTGGACTACTTCAAACAAGAAGACAATCGCTTCAAACGCCTTGGTGCCATTCTCGCTATGACAACACTTGGATCAGAACTTTACGAACATACCAAAGCCGTCTGTGATCGCTTCGGTGGTGGTGAACTGCGTAGTGTTGAAAATATTGAGGTCAATGGCCAACCATTTGTGATGATTCATACCTACACACCGGATGGCAAATTGGACTATGGGGTTAGCTTTGTTGCCTATAAAAAGGCTGGCGCTTGGACTATTGATAGCCGCCATGTATTGACCGACTATAAAGTGCCAGCAGGTGCTGAAGAGGTATTCAACTTCCAAGTTTGGGGATCCGTACCGAACTATGCCGAATTCCTCTTGAAAGACTTGCTCACGCGCATGGCCGTTCAAGGTCCGATCACCTATTTGAATACTACACAAAGCAAACCTGAATTGCCAGATGTCTTTATTAAATCTGGTCGCTACGAAAGTGGTAAGTTAATCCTAAACGTGGTGAACAATGTAGGTGCAACCGAGTTAGTGCTCACTGGAAAGATCAGAACCAGCGAAACCGTACCCGCCGCAAATGCACAGACCGCCAGTATCCGGATTCCATTGCCAGCAGGCACTGAAGTAACCGTGGAAGCCAATGTGGACATCAACGGCGACTATGTGAACGACCCGATCTATGACGCACCGTTTGTGGTCTCAAACAACAAAACGGCAACCAAAGACCAACTCTATTTTGCCGATGGTACATGGGCATACAATAGCAATTTGGGCAATGCCAACGTAACCTTGTTCAATACCACAGCGCAAACTTCGTATGTGCCAACGAGTGGGTACTACTACCTCAATCGCGCTGCCGAAATCACCGGTACGGTCTCCGACTGGGTGAGCATGTACCGCACATTGCGTCCGGGTGGAGCATCGGTGGACGTAAGTTCCTATGACTTCATCACCTTCAATGCTTCCGGTTCTGGCTCGGTGGATGTACAACTTCAAAAAGCAGGCATCAATACATGGGATCACTTCAACAAGACGATCTCTTTGACGCCTACTTCCCGGAAGTACACCATCAACTTCTCGGAATTTGCGAGAGCAAATGGGGTACGGGGTCAATTCAAAGCCAATGCAACGGATGTCAATCTATTGGCCTTCTATATGCGTGGTCGGACTGCAAATGCGCCGTTCTCCATGAAGATCACCGATGTGCGTTTCGGTAAAATTGGTGTACCAAACGAAGCGTCCGATGAACTACCAACGACCATTGCTTTGAATGGTAACTATCCAAACCCATTCAATCCGTCAACAAGTATTGGGTTTGACTTGCCACAGGCGACAAAAGTACGTCTCGATGTGTATGACTTGCTCGGTAAGCGTGTTGCAACAGTGGTGGATGGCTTTATGAGTGCCGGACGCCACGAGGCTACCTTCGATGCCGCTAACTTACCAAGTGGAACATACTTGTACCGACTGACCGTTGGCAACACTATCCTGACGAAGAAAATGACGCTGCTCAAATAAGAAGCTGCGAATCCGAAAAGCTAACGGGCACTTCCAAAATGAGGTGCCCGTTTTGTATTATCATGAGGATGATCTACCTTTCTCATTGTCAATAAAATACCATGCCCAAAATTGTAGTACTGGATGGCTTCACCCTTAACCCCGGAGACCTCTCGTGGGAAAAGCTCAAAGCGTTGGGTGAAACCACTGTTTATGACCGCACCGCGTCCCATGAAGTGGAGGAACGTAGCCTTTGCGCGGAAATTCTCATCACAAACAAAGTGCGGCTTGATGCGGCTCTTATCGAAAGATTGCCTCATCTGAAAGCTATAATGGTGTCCGCAACAGGACACGATGTGGTGGATGGCTTTGCAGCAAGCAAACGAAACATTCCGGTATGTAATGTGGCCGGATATGGGCCGGATGCCGTAGCACAACATACCTTCGCCCTTTTGCTCGCCCTGATCAATCGGGTGGGGGAATACCAGAATGACGTGCAAGCCGGTGGTTGGTCACAACGAGGCGATTGGTGTTATTATCTCTATTTTCCCGTCGAATTGGCAGGTAAAACGATAGGATTGGTCGGATTTGGTGAAATTGCGCAACGTGTTGCAAAAATTGCAATAGGGTTTGGTATGAAGGTCATTGCTTATACCCCCAATCCTAAGCCGCACCCGAATGTGTCCTTTACCACGCTGGAGACCGTCTTTAAAGAAAGCGATGTTGTTAGCCTACATTGCCCAATAACACCGGAAAACCGAATGATGGTGAATACAGATCGGCTTGCAATGATGAAGCAAAGTGCTGTTCTAATTAATACCGCACGCGGAGGGCTGGTGGACGAGGAGGCCTTAAAATTTGCTTTGATCCAAAAAATAATTGCTGGAGCGGCCTTAGATGTGCTGGCCCAAGAACCGCCGCCATTGGATCATCCTTTGTTTGGAATGGATCATTGCATCATTACCCCACATATCGCATGGGCAGCCCATGAAACCCGTAAACGATTGCTCCATTTGATGGTAAAAAATATCCGATCTTTTTTGGCCGGAAAGCCTATAAATGTGGTAAATGGCGTATGACAAGGCGCTGCTATATGCTCGTGATGATCGTTTTATTCACTGGATGCCATCCAGGTGAAAAGCCGGAAACCCTTACCGTGTCCGCAGCGGCTTCCCTCGGTGAGGTCCTGAAAACATTGGTTCAAACTTATAACGCCGAAAACCCCCATCTGCAAATTCGTTTAAATGTGGGAGGGAGCGGGATGTTGGCCCGTCAGATTGAGGCTGGTGCAAACGTAGATGTTTTTATCTCGGCAGATGTGGCTTGGGCACGTTACTTGGTGAAAAAACAAAAAACAACCTTTATTGACTCGACCACTTTGGGAAACAGAATGGCCGTATATGCACAGGATCCATCCTTAAACCTAAATGAGGCCAAGCGATTAGCCTTAGCAGATCCTCGTTCTGTGCCTGCCGGACGATATGCAAAGGAAGCTCTACAGTGCATGGGCGTTTGGAATAAAGTTTCTGCAAAGATAATCCCTGTACAAGACGTGAAAGCGGTTATTCGTACCATACAAAATGGGGCCGCTGATCTTGGTTTTGCATATGCCACGGATGCAACGCCAGAGTTGGTAGAACTAAACCTCATTCCGAAGAACTGCCTTCCCGAAATCCGTTATGGCATAACCAGTACAATAAAAGGATGGCCTTTTGTACAATTTATAACATCAGAAAAAGCTCATAAGGTACTTGTAAAAAAAGGATTTAGGGTGCTTGGTGAAAATGTGTTTTGATTGATATTTAATAACCATTATTGGTTAAGGGCAAGGGCTTCTGGCGGTTAATAACAACCAAGACCAATAGGAATTGACTTCCTAATGATAAATCAATAAAGTAGGGGAAAGTTCTAAGAATGGACTTAACAGTTTGAAAACAATATCTTGAAAATCATTGCTAATTTGTTGGGTTCTCTGACAATTTTTGTGGAAAGCGACTCCTCAAAGCCTTTTAAACGCTTTGAGAGGTGTTAGACACATCGAAATCATAAAAAATGTCAGAGAACCATTTGTTGTTGAGATCACATGCTCGGAAGTGAATTGCCAGAAATCATCCTGCGGTCATTATGGGTTGCAGCTCTTGCAGTTGGGCTTGGTTTAGTTCCGGCTACGATGCTCGCTTTTCGCCTATCTCGTGAGCAAAACCTAATCCTTGCCATATTGGAGTACCTTTTGTACGTGCCATTGGTCTTTCCTCCAGTGGTGATCGGATGGCTGTTGCTGCAAATAGAAATATTGCAGTTTAATGTCTTGGGGGCTGTGGTTGCTGCATGTGTGGTTTCCTTCCCACTACTTACGCAGACGCTCAGAGCCGCATTTGACCAAATTGATCCGCGTTTAGAAGAGGCTATAAAAATGGATGGTGGCGGGAAATGGCAGGTTTTTAGGTTTTTATATGTACCTTTGGTCTTGCCCGGATTGGCGGCAGGTGCTGTTTTGGCCTTTGCAAGGGCATTGGGTGAGTTTGGCGCAACCATCGTGGTAGCCGGAAATATTCCCGGAGTCACAGAAACGATCCCTTTGGCCATTTATGCCGCACTTCAAAGACCAGATGGCGATGAAATGCTCTTTCCTTTGTTGGTTACGTGTTTGGCTTTGTCTGCAACTTCGGTACTGGCCCATTCCCTCCTAAGAATGTTTTCGCGTAAGAGATTGTAATCCAATGTTGTTTCATGTTATTATTTTTGAAATCGCCATAAGTTTATAGTATGATACTTTGTTTAAAACATTTGTATTTATTTTAATTGACTGTATGTTTTTAGTCATCATTAATAGTTCATCAACTCGAATTTGGCAAATCCGAGCAATGAAAAGCATCGTTACACGCCTGCTTAGACAAAATGCCGTTTGCAGAATTTGGAAAATTCGCTTACAGAAGTCATTTACATATAGTTTTAATTGAATTAATTTTACTTACCTGTTGACATTATGTTGTATAGTTGCTAAATTAATCAAGTAAATTCATGATTATATGTGCGTTGTATTACGTTTTGTTGATATTTTCCTTTTCTATAAGCGCTTTTGGCCAGAATGAGCAAGACCTCTTCGATGTAGAAACAAAGCTCAATATCCAAGACGAAAAAAAACTTTCAACAAAAAGCAAAGACATACTTAAAAACTTAAGAGATGATCAGCTCACTTCTAACACTAAAATCGTTAAGTTAAACCCGATTAATAATTTGCGGAATTTGCCTAATATTGCTATAACTATAAACGAACAACTTCAATATTCAGGTAATCATGTTGTTCAATGGAAACGAAAGGATGAAAAAAACGTGTCGAACGGCTATTACATGTATCGTATTAAAATAGGGAGTAAGCAATTTACAAAGCCCATCACGGCAATAAAATAATTTTATTATCCTGGAAAATGGCAATTTTAAGGATTGTCAATTCCTATATTTATTTGGAGGAATGTCATGAAAAACAAACAATTACTTTTTTGCATCATCCTTTTTCCTTTTTATGCACAGGCACAAATAGCATGGAAGAATTTAGGACAACCACAAGGCTTAATTGTCCCATGTTCCTTTTATACCGATAGCAAAAAACTCGTTTCTTGTGGACTTACCCACGGGGATGCGATCATAAACTATTCTTATCTTTCACCTGATTTAGGAACAAGTTGGGAATCGGTATTGGGGAGCAAAAAAAACGAAGATATTAAATACTCAACCTTTATAAGTACCGAGACAGAACACTTAAAAAGGGATAAAACTGGAAATGTTGTAAAAAGTGGTACGGCTTTAGCAGATGTTACGTTAGGATATATTAAAGTTCTTGATAAAGACTTTAATGTAAAGTCCAATTTTTATATGGCTGATAGAACCTATATTTGGGACTTCGACATTTCACCCGAAAATGAAATCTGGATTGCTACAAATAAGGGTCTCTTACGTTCTAATGACGAAAATAAGAGTTATCAAACGGTATCATTTGCGAATATAAACACTACAGCAATTACATTCACGGACAAAGGCGAAATCTGGATCGCTACCGAAGATGGTGTTTTTAGGTCGCTAAATCAAGGTAAAGATTGGAAACAAGTCAGTGCTTTTTACACCGATTCGGATATTTTATATTTCGACCAAATAAATAGGCAAATTTTGGTGATAAACAACACGAGCACGCAATGGGGATTCGGTAATAACAAACAAGGTGATATTGAATATGCCCGATTTTCAGAAGAAGGGGTGCTCATTGGAAGCACCGTTTTCAAAAGCAATTATGTGTATGATGTGCTGTCTGAAACAAATAAGCATCTGTATTTGGCAACTCAATCGGGTTTATGGGATTCTCAAAACCAAGGAGAAAGTTTCGTTAATACCACTGTTCAAGTACCAACCTATCATATTTTAAAGGCTGAGAACCAACTTTTTGCTTCTACACTAAATGGAATTTATGGAACCTCCACAAGCGATGTATCATGGGCAAAGAAAGGTATTTCTGGTCTTGATATCACCTCTCTGGCTGCTAATAATACCCTTTTATTTGCGAAAGCGGACAATAATGTATCCGGGCTTTTTTATTCAGACGATCATGGCGTTTCATGGAAAGAAAATAATAGCATTATTTCTGGATATGGCAACGTCGCAACAATCAACGACCTTGTTTGTTTAAATATTCAATCGGGTACTTGGTGTTCGGAGGACAATGGCGTCACAGGGAAAATTGTTACCAAATTAAATGGAAACATTTATTTACCTTCACCTGAAACGTGGTACATACAAGAAAATGATAAAATTTGGATCAGTAAGGATCAAGGTATAAATTGGACAGAAAGAGCCTTGCCTGTCTCCAGTAGTTTTAATAAAGCCATTATTCCAAATGAAACCTCCATTTTCATTTCTGGGCTTGAAGGCACGTTTCAATCTAAAAATCAAGGTTTAACATGGGAAAAATTACCTTTTCATTGTTCTCCAACATGCTCTATTTCGGCGAGTAATCGCAATGGCGTATTGGTAATGTCTAATGGATTGAAACAGCATTATTATACAAAGAATTATGGTGTGTCATGGGAAAAATTTACTCTGCCTGAGCATACAATTGCAGAAGAAATTGCAATAAGCCCAAGTGGACAAGTCGCAGTCGCAACTCCAGATAATATCTTATTGGCAGTAGATTTTAATACATGGTCGCCTTCCGTTGATGAAACGTCCGTAATGAAAGATACTTATGGAGGTGTTAACGCTCTTTATTTTGATGACAAAAATTTTCTTTATGTAGGAATTAAAGGCAATAGCTTATTTCGAAGCCAATTTCCAGTTTCACTTGTCGCCAACGAGCCAGAAACCATTCCTACTCAACTCACTTTGTTTCAAAACTATCCGAATCCATTCAATCCCGCCACCACCATCAACTTCACGTTGCCACAACCCCAAAACGTACACCTCGAAGTGTTCAATGTACTTGGCCGATCTGTTCATGTCTTGGCAAATCACCCCTTCGAGGCAGGTCGCCACGAAGTCATGTTCGATGCCAAAGACCTTCCGAGTGGTATCTATGTCTATCGTCTCAAGGCGGGCAATACCGTCATCACCAAGAAGATGAATCTCATTAAATAAGGAAACGAAACGTCAAGGCGCAGCTCTTTGCGCTCTTTAAAACGACCTAAAATCAAAAGGCAAACCGGCAATGGCTTGCCTTTCTGCATGTCTTGCCTTTCTGCATGTCTTGCCTTTCTGCATGTCTTGCCTTTCTGCATGTCTTGTATTTACCTATTGTTGAGCCAGTCTTTAACTTAAAAGGATTGTAATGCTTAACGTGCATTAGTGGGTTAATCAAGTGGAAGCCTGCAAAAGCCAGTCCCAGCCTCAAGAACGTCACGTAATTACCCACGGGATTGTGTAGATGTCGGTTTTACAAGGGTTTGTTCTATTTTTTAATAAACGGCAAAGCCCCGTAGGAGCGGTATCTTTATAGCGTTGGTTTCCAAATGTACAACAAAGCCCCGTAAGGGTGGCCTCTTTACAGGAAGAGGAATAGCTGGACATGACGAGGAAAAGCTGGTTGATCGTAGCCAAAGCCATCCATCTTGGCTAAGTGTAGTCGAAGTCCGGTAGCTGAGCTTATCCGGCGGATTTTCCTAAGGGTAGCCCTGCCATTATTGAACAACACAGCATACTTGTAAGATAGAGGTGATCTCAATGACAAGCATGGACAGGAATATCCAGCTACTTAATCTTCACACAATCCTGAATCTTCAAACGAATTAAGTTGGCACGGCGGTAATCAAACAAGGAGGTCCATCATGTAAGCGCTTACCTTTTTGTCAGAATCTCCACACATGCCAGATGTAAGCGCTTTCCCTTTACTTTTTTTTGACGTATATTTAAATGTTGTATCAACTCTGCAAATATCTTTTAAACCCCAATCTGTTATGATAATACGCTGTCTGGTTTTGTGCCTGCTCTTTATAGCTCCATTTGCCACATTTGCGCAAACAATAAACGTGACCTTCCGCTATGTATTAGACCCCAAAGTGAC
This region of Rhodothermia bacterium genomic DNA includes:
- a CDS encoding T9SS type A sorting domain-containing protein, with the translated sequence MKNKQLLFCIILFPFYAQAQIAWKNLGQPQGLIVPCSFYTDSKKLVSCGLTHGDAIINYSYLSPDLGTSWESVLGSKKNEDIKYSTFISTETEHLKRDKTGNVVKSGTALADVTLGYIKVLDKDFNVKSNFYMADRTYIWDFDISPENEIWIATNKGLLRSNDENKSYQTVSFANINTTAITFTDKGEIWIATEDGVFRSLNQGKDWKQVSAFYTDSDILYFDQINRQILVINNTSTQWGFGNNKQGDIEYARFSEEGVLIGSTVFKSNYVYDVLSETNKHLYLATQSGLWDSQNQGESFVNTTVQVPTYHILKAENQLFASTLNGIYGTSTSDVSWAKKGISGLDITSLAANNTLLFAKADNNVSGLFYSDDHGVSWKENNSIISGYGNVATINDLVCLNIQSGTWCSEDNGVTGKIVTKLNGNIYLPSPETWYIQENDKIWISKDQGINWTERALPVSSSFNKAIIPNETSIFISGLEGTFQSKNQGLTWEKLPFHCSPTCSISASNRNGVLVMSNGLKQHYYTKNYGVSWEKFTLPEHTIAEEIAISPSGQVAVATPDNILLAVDFNTWSPSVDETSVMKDTYGGVNALYFDDKNFLYVGIKGNSLFRSQFPVSLVANEPETIPTQLTLFQNYPNPFNPATTINFTLPQPQNVHLEVFNVLGRSVHVLANHPFEAGRHEVMFDAKDLPSGIYVYRLKAGNTVITKKMNLIK
- a CDS encoding ABC transporter permease subunit, yielding MLGSELPEIILRSLWVAALAVGLGLVPATMLAFRLSREQNLILAILEYLLYVPLVFPPVVIGWLLLQIEILQFNVLGAVVAACVVSFPLLTQTLRAAFDQIDPRLEEAIKMDGGGKWQVFRFLYVPLVLPGLAAGAVLAFARALGEFGATIVVAGNIPGVTETIPLAIYAALQRPDGDEMLFPLLVTCLALSATSVLAHSLLRMFSRKRL
- a CDS encoding D-2-hydroxyacid dehydrogenase encodes the protein MPKIVVLDGFTLNPGDLSWEKLKALGETTVYDRTASHEVEERSLCAEILITNKVRLDAALIERLPHLKAIMVSATGHDVVDGFAASKRNIPVCNVAGYGPDAVAQHTFALLLALINRVGEYQNDVQAGGWSQRGDWCYYLYFPVELAGKTIGLVGFGEIAQRVAKIAIGFGMKVIAYTPNPKPHPNVSFTTLETVFKESDVVSLHCPITPENRMMVNTDRLAMMKQSAVLINTARGGLVDEEALKFALIQKIIAGAALDVLAQEPPPLDHPLFGMDHCIITPHIAWAAHETRKRLLHLMVKNIRSFLAGKPINVVNGV
- the modA gene encoding molybdate ABC transporter substrate-binding protein, giving the protein MIVLFTGCHPGEKPETLTVSAAASLGEVLKTLVQTYNAENPHLQIRLNVGGSGMLARQIEAGANVDVFISADVAWARYLVKKQKTTFIDSTTLGNRMAVYAQDPSLNLNEAKRLALADPRSVPAGRYAKEALQCMGVWNKVSAKIIPVQDVKAVIRTIQNGAADLGFAYATDATPELVELNLIPKNCLPEIRYGITSTIKGWPFVQFITSEKAHKVLVKKGFRVLGENVF